In the Eretmochelys imbricata isolate rEreImb1 chromosome 20, rEreImb1.hap1, whole genome shotgun sequence genome, gGTCCTGCAGCCCATGGCTGGAGAGACCAAAGCTGCAGCCATGGCGGGAGTCAGTGCCTAGCAACCAGGACTGGCATGATGCTCCAGGGCAGGCAAAAGGGGAGACGGGATCAGCCAGCAGGGAGGTGAAGCACAGACAGACTGGACAAAGTACTGgttctggggaggggaaggagaaagaagtAGCCGGTACCACCCTTCGGGCATGCATGGGGAAGATCCACAATACAAGAGTTGGATTGTTACAAGGTTTAATGGCCCTTTAAAAGCAGGTGAGCTCAGCCCCACCCAGGCTGCGTTATCCCACCCGGGTGATGGACCAGGACCTGCAGCTGGGTCAGCTAGCCAGGATCACTCCCTAGTAGCCTGGGGAATGGGACCTCCGACTCCACCAGCGTGGGCAAACGTAGGGGGCGGCTCTCTGAGGAAGACCTCAGGGAAGACCCGCTTGCTGGACCCTTTGTGGAACTGTGTTGTTTTAAGCCTGTGTGGGTAGGGTGTACATCTGACCTGCACCAGTGAGGGGGACAGTTAGAAAACCCCAGGAGTGTGGAGACTGAGGCCAGGTCACAGGTTCAGCTGGTGGTAATAGCAGGGCCTAGGCTGAGGGCAGGAGGCACccgtgctaggggctgtacacacataacaaagacagtccttgccccaaagagcctcATCTGAGCAAGAGGAAGCCTAAGTGGGCTTCTCCATCTCCACAGCTGTTGGCTGTGCTAGGATCCCCTGGTGGATTAAGCTCATGTCCCCACCCCGTTTCTCATAGAAACTGTCCCTCCGGCAGCcccctggcagggggcaggagacACCCGCATGGCTCCCCACAGTCTCACCTGGCAGGAGACTAAAGCCAGCAAATCACCATTAGCACTCGCCCAGGATGGTTCCCCTCGCccactggctgggctggaggggagaTGCCCAGAGGGAGTCCTGGCTGGGAACAGACAGGGCAGCCGCACCGCATCAGGTGGTTCAAGGAGCAGCCAGGTTGCAGGACGGGAACAGGGTGAGCCCGCAGGGTTGACACCTAGTGCCACTTCCAAGCCCCTCTTTACCACTAGATCCCTGGCAGGAGCCGGGACACCATCCAACCGCCCCACAGCGACCCACAGAGAGTCCGGCCGGGACTGTGAGCTCAAGCTTTATTCAGAAATCGAGTGTGAGTGAAGCTGCAGCCCGCCCCTGACTGGCAGAGTCTCAGAGGTAAAAGCAACGGTGCCAGGAGCTCATGGGCACCAGCAGGCAGAGCCCAAGGGGATGCTTGGGACACTCCTTATGCGTTTCTCGTTAGGAGAGGAGCCAGCTTCTCCGTATTCAAGACATCAAGGGCTCCCGTGAGCTTCATGCTCCAGGCCAAGCAATCAGCCCGTCTGCCCCAACAgcaccaggggagggggaagaggtctCCCTGGAACGCTGCACGGCACGGTCCATGATGATTTGTCTCTCGGGTCCACAGTCACGTGTCTGGAGCCCCCTGGAACTGCTCTGTGCCTGGAACCCCCTGCAGGGCTTCGTCCTCGATGCGCCGGAAGACAGCAGGGAAGGTCTTGCCACTGTTCCGTTGGACCTTCTTTCCCTCCTCGGTGGAGGTGCCCAGACGCCCCACGATGGGATCGCTGCCCTGTTGGAGAAAGGGCCGTTACCGCGTGAGCTGCCGACCGGCCaatgcctccccttccccatcgGCCTGGCTCGTCTCCAGCATAACGGGCACGCAGACCGGCAGCCCCCTGTCCCTGCAGGGAAATTAGACCCAAGCAGGCATCAAACCATGTGAGCCAACGGCAACCAGCCCTGCTTGGCTCTGTGTTGGGGACAGCTGGTCCATCCACCAGCCAAGCGGCAACAGGGGAAGCTGGCTGGGTCCTGAAATCCAGCGTCTCCTACTCAAGTCCATCGCTGGGGGCTCCCTAGCAACAGGACAGATGCGGGGGGGGGTGGCTCCCTAGCAACAGCACACACCCTCCCCTCAACTCAACCATGCAATAAGCAGCCAGCGTGCGAACGTGAAAAAGAGAGAAGAGGTTTTGGTGTGGGACCAGGTTTCACTTTCCAGTTTCTGTGGGCTTCTTGGAAACCCCAGGACAAGGGAAGAAACTTTTGCAGACTGAGTCAGCCCAGGATGGGTGCAAGGCCCCCGGGTAGTGCAAACATTCCCCTTTcgggctccttcccctcccagcacccGCTACTTTCGCGCTTACCAAGTCCTCCAAGGGCACCCGGACAAAGAGCGGGTGCCCACTGAAGTGCCCAACCATCCACTCGTGCATCTCTTCCACATCAGTGATGGTATACACCAGGCCCTGCGCAAGAGGGAGGGAGTAGCCTGAGGATCCACGTAGCTGGGACCAGCCCATCAAAGAGAGTGGAGGGGCCACTGGATACCTATGCAGGGACACCTATGGCCCCATCCCAGCCATGCGGCAGTAAAACCCAAGAACCCAAACGGCTCATGCCATAGAAGGAAACTTTCCGCAACTACCAAAACCTCAGGGCCCCGGACGGGAAGGAGGGTAATCTCTGTACAGAGCAGCTTGTGGTCAAGGGACTTTCTCCCTAACTATTAGAGGTGCCAACTCTAATTAGCCAAGGCAATTATGCTCTCCGCCtctgctcccgcccccccccccccccggttgccaattttggtgggACATATTCCTGGATGTTTCATCATACGACATCATCTTCACTTAAAGATCCATCTTTCATTTctagagactccaggacaatcatCGAGGTTTGGCAACCATAGCCCTGCCCCCGGGGTCTGCACCATGGGGAGATGTTAGCGTATTTGCCTGTTACTCACGCAGCCGGGCTGGGTGGGGCCCACGCCTATTCATCGCCCCAGTTTGATCTGCTGGTTATGAACCCACAGTGACGGCACAGGGAGGAGCAGACGGGTTGCCTGAGGCAGCTAAGTCATGAACGGGCAGGTGGGAGCTGTGCGGGCAATGGGCTCACTCTGCCAACAGGAAGCCctcccagcacagctctgcaggAAGCAGGGCAAAGGCCAACCCCTCCGTGCTGGGACCCATGCAGTAAGTGGGGCTTACTCACCATGCCCTTGGGGCACTGCTGGGTTTGACCTACAGACTCTGTTGGTTGAGGACAGAATGTTCCTGCCTGCTGAGCCGTGGCTAAGTCCCCAGCCAGAGAGGCTTCCCCTAACCAGAGATCCCACGAAAGCCTCTGCCCGCCCCCCGGCCAGTGACCGATCTCAACTCACCCCGATGCGCAGGACGTAGGCGTATTCGGCCAGCAGCGTAGAGCTGATGATCCGCCACTTGTGCTTAGTCTTCTTGAAGTGCGGATCCGGGAAGAGGAAGAACATCTTGGCCAGCTGCAAACATAGGGGGCAAGCCCGGGAGTGTGGAGATGGTGAGCCCTACAAGTCTCCGTAGCCAGCAGCGCCAACGCCTCCTCGCCCCACTGAGATCACCATGGCCATGGATGCATTCTCTGGCTGACCAGCCCCATCCTCCTGGGACCGTTAACCCTATCAGTACTATCCCTCCCCAGGCAGGAGGGGTGTTACTATAGCTATGGGAACAGCCCCCAGCCAGCATCAGTGTCTCCAGGACCAATTTGGGAGAAGGGTTTTTCCCACTGAGTTACAGCTTGTTTAAAGCACATTCAGGGTTGGGGTTTCCTCTTTTCAAGTGGGAAACTAAAGAGCCTTTCGTTCAAGAGCGACTTTCCTTCAAATGGGAATAGACGAAGGGGTGCCCAGACACCACGGTGATGGGGCTCTTACTGAAGCTTATAGATCATCTTCCCAGGATTTGAGaggtggggagtgagggctgcATGCTCCCCAAGGATGGCAAGGATTGAAAGCGGGAGGTTATATGACTGCCTGGGACATCAGTGGCGGAGCCCCAAGGCCCCTGGCACCTCACCTGCCCCTTGTGGAAGAAGTTGGGCAGGTGCTTCATGGCATTGCTGCGGACACAGGCGATGTTCTGGTACTGCCCGGGATGGGATGCTCTCAGAGACTGGATCCGGTCGCGGACGTAATCCGAGACCTTCACTCGAATCTCCAGGCCCAGCATTAAGGtgttggggaagaggggagacaaCTCGACTGTAAAAGATAAAAGAGGAACTACCATCTGCTCTCAGAGCCGGAGAATCCCAGACAGAGGCAACTGTTCAGAACAATAA is a window encoding:
- the METTL1 gene encoding tRNA (guanine-N(7)-)-methyltransferase — translated: MAGAPPQKRFYRQRAHSNPLADHTLRYPTKPEEMNWAEHYPEFFAPLTKDDRHDDPKDSEERVKPAAQVEFADIGCGYGGLLVELSPLFPNTLMLGLEIRVKVSDYVRDRIQSLRASHPGQYQNIACVRSNAMKHLPNFFHKGQLAKMFFLFPDPHFKKTKHKWRIISSTLLAEYAYVLRIGGLVYTITDVEEMHEWMVGHFSGHPLFVRVPLEDLGSDPIVGRLGTSTEEGKKVQRNSGKTFPAVFRRIEDEALQGVPGTEQFQGAPDT